A stretch of the Corynebacterium maris DSM 45190 genome encodes the following:
- a CDS encoding ABC transporter substrate-binding protein: MTLPKPRKVAATLAAATLAAVTLVACGNDTSNGDDGAAAPDAGETDGRGPITFAMGANDTDKLIPVIEAWNEANPDEEVTLNELPGEADAQRETLVQSLQAGNSDYDVMALDVIWTADFAANQYLAPLEGDLEVDTDGLLDATVESATYNDTLYALPQNTNGQLLFRNTEVVAEEPGDWDELVASCEEVEADDVECLTLQLSQYEGLTVNTVGFMEGWGGSVLDDDGNVTVDSDESKAGLQALVDAYDDGVISGESTAATEEETNLAFVEGRTAYAINWPYMYTNAEGEASEIAGNVEVSPLVGADGVGVSTLGGYNNGINVNSENKATARDFIEFIVNEDNQMSFAEASFPPVLASIYDDESLTEQFPYLPALKTSLENAAPRPVSPFYPEISKAVQDNAYAALTAGKSVDDATADMKAAIDNASN, encoded by the coding sequence ATGACCCTGCCCAAGCCCCGTAAAGTGGCGGCCACTCTCGCCGCCGCCACCCTGGCTGCAGTCACCTTGGTGGCCTGCGGAAACGACACCAGCAACGGCGACGACGGCGCCGCCGCCCCGGACGCCGGGGAAACCGACGGCCGCGGCCCCATCACCTTCGCGATGGGCGCGAACGACACCGACAAGCTCATCCCCGTCATCGAGGCGTGGAACGAGGCCAACCCGGACGAGGAGGTCACGCTCAACGAGTTGCCCGGGGAGGCCGACGCCCAGCGTGAGACCCTCGTGCAGTCGCTGCAGGCCGGCAACTCCGACTATGACGTCATGGCGCTCGACGTCATCTGGACCGCCGACTTCGCCGCCAACCAGTACCTCGCCCCGCTCGAGGGCGACCTGGAGGTCGACACCGACGGGCTGTTGGATGCGACCGTGGAGTCCGCCACCTACAACGACACTCTCTACGCGCTGCCGCAGAACACCAACGGCCAGCTGCTTTTCCGCAACACCGAGGTCGTCGCCGAGGAGCCGGGCGACTGGGACGAGCTGGTCGCCTCTTGTGAAGAAGTCGAGGCTGACGACGTCGAGTGCCTGACGCTGCAGCTGAGCCAGTACGAGGGCCTGACCGTGAACACCGTCGGCTTCATGGAGGGCTGGGGCGGGTCCGTGCTCGACGACGACGGCAACGTCACCGTCGATTCCGACGAGTCCAAGGCCGGCCTGCAGGCGTTGGTCGACGCCTACGACGACGGCGTCATCTCCGGCGAGTCCACCGCCGCCACCGAGGAAGAGACCAACCTGGCCTTCGTCGAGGGTCGCACCGCGTACGCCATCAACTGGCCGTACATGTACACCAACGCCGAGGGCGAAGCCTCCGAGATCGCCGGCAACGTCGAGGTTTCCCCGCTCGTCGGCGCCGACGGGGTCGGCGTGTCCACTCTGGGCGGCTACAACAACGGCATCAACGTCAACTCGGAGAACAAGGCCACCGCGCGCGACTTCATCGAGTTCATCGTCAACGAGGACAACCAGATGTCCTTCGCCGAGGCCTCCTTCCCGCCGGTGCTGGCCTCCATCTACGACGACGAGTCCCTCACCGAGCAGTTCCCCTACTTGCCGGCGCTGAAGACCTCCCTGGAAAACGCCGCGCCGCGCCCGGTCAGCCCGTTCTACCCGGAGATTTCCAAGGCCGTCCAGGACAACGCCTATGCGGCACTGACCGCGGGCAAGAGCGTCGACGACGCCACCGCGGACATGAAGGCCGCGATCGACAACGCCTCGAACTAA
- a CDS encoding ABC transporter ATP-binding protein: MTTVTFEQVSIRYPGAEDPSVADLDLEIADGEFLVLVGPSGCGKSTTLRALAGLEPVSEGRILIDDRDVTGVEPGERDIAMVFQNYALYPHLSVAKNMGFALKLAKLPKAEIDAKVHEAAELLGLSELLDRKPKDLSGGQRQRVAMGRAIVRAPKVFLMDEPLSNLDAKLRVQTRAELASLQRRLGTTTVYVTHDQVEAMTMGDRVAVLKDGILQQVAPPRELYDAPVNEFVAGFIGSPAMNLFPGDGVTLGVRPEAMALLGEQRQAPAGWVVRDGAVTIIEELGSESYVYADCDGDRLVARITDDRRLSPGERVQLAYDPAAAHRFDQTSGLRL; this comes from the coding sequence ATGACAACGGTCACTTTCGAGCAGGTTTCCATCCGCTATCCCGGCGCGGAGGACCCGAGCGTCGCTGACTTGGACCTGGAGATCGCCGACGGGGAGTTCCTCGTGCTCGTCGGCCCTTCCGGCTGCGGCAAGTCGACGACGTTGCGGGCGCTGGCGGGCCTGGAGCCGGTGTCGGAGGGCCGGATCCTCATTGATGACCGCGACGTCACCGGCGTCGAGCCCGGGGAGCGCGACATCGCGATGGTGTTTCAGAATTACGCCCTGTACCCGCACCTGAGCGTGGCCAAGAACATGGGGTTCGCGTTGAAGTTGGCGAAGTTGCCGAAGGCGGAGATCGACGCCAAGGTGCACGAGGCCGCGGAGCTGCTCGGCCTGAGCGAGCTGCTCGACCGCAAGCCGAAGGACCTGTCCGGGGGTCAGCGGCAGCGCGTGGCGATGGGCCGTGCCATCGTGCGCGCCCCGAAAGTCTTTCTCATGGATGAACCGCTGAGCAACCTGGATGCGAAGCTGCGCGTGCAGACCCGCGCGGAACTCGCGTCTTTGCAGCGTCGGCTGGGCACCACCACGGTGTATGTCACCCATGATCAGGTGGAGGCCATGACCATGGGCGACCGGGTGGCGGTGCTCAAGGACGGGATTTTGCAGCAGGTCGCCCCGCCGCGCGAGCTCTACGACGCCCCGGTCAACGAGTTCGTCGCGGGTTTCATCGGTTCGCCGGCGATGAACCTCTTTCCCGGCGACGGCGTGACTTTGGGGGTGCGGCCGGAGGCGATGGCCCTGCTCGGCGAGCAGAGGCAGGCCCCCGCAGGTTGGGTCGTGCGGGACGGGGCAGTCACGATCATCGAGGAGCTCGGTTCGGAGTCTTATGTCTACGCCGACTGCGACGGCGACCGGCTCGTCGCCCGCATCACCGACGACCGACGCCTCTCCCCCGGTGAGCGGGTGCAGCTGGCGTACGACCCCGCCGCCGCACATCGATTTGATCAGACCTCCGGCCTGCGGTTATGA
- the arfB gene encoding alternative ribosome rescue aminoacyl-tRNA hydrolase ArfB, with the protein MKGVRVSPGPGAPQGLFIPDRELQEQFSRASGPGGQGVNTTDSRVQLSIDLATTTALNERQRQRALANLRPRLAGTVLTITASEHRSQRRNRSVARQRLSALLREAVAPPVVRRPTKPTRGSQRRRLERKRARSEIKKSRKRPSGY; encoded by the coding sequence GTGAAAGGTGTGCGTGTATCCCCCGGCCCCGGCGCCCCACAGGGGCTGTTCATTCCGGATCGCGAGTTGCAGGAGCAGTTCTCCCGCGCCTCGGGTCCTGGAGGGCAAGGAGTCAACACCACTGACTCTCGGGTCCAGCTCAGCATTGATCTCGCGACAACCACAGCGTTAAACGAGCGACAGCGGCAACGGGCCCTAGCCAATCTCCGTCCCAGACTCGCCGGGACCGTGCTCACCATCACCGCCTCTGAGCATCGCTCGCAGCGGCGGAACCGAAGCGTAGCCCGGCAACGGCTCAGCGCTCTGTTGCGCGAGGCCGTGGCCCCGCCGGTAGTCCGGCGCCCCACCAAACCCACCCGGGGGTCGCAGCGGCGTCGTCTGGAAAGAAAACGCGCGCGATCCGAGATAAAAAAGTCACGGAAACGACCGTCGGGGTACTAG